One window from the genome of Oryza glaberrima chromosome 3, OglaRS2, whole genome shotgun sequence encodes:
- the LOC127767867 gene encoding HVA22-like protein i: MMGGFLSRVLLLAFGYAYPAYECYKTVELNKPEIEQLIFWCQYWILVALMTVMERFGDFTISWLPFYSEAKLMFFIYLWYPKTKGTTYIYGTFFRPYISQHENEIDRNLLELRARATDVVVLYFQKAATVGQNTFFDVLKYVASQSPSQRSRQQPSQEPQQPKQQQAPVQQQPTQKQAPTVLRRSASIAARQAAMAQQSQDAKTVPSSPKIKRQASTKAAPVASTKLTGAAAPSTPKSDADAPKKNEAAPASLQVPTPATKADVPASEPSAPLPEAEEADKMAIDEADYAVEGTEEGDPVPGETVEERPMEETIRVTRAKLRRRTASEDPAGN; encoded by the exons ATGATGGGCGGATTCCTCTCCCGGGTCCTCCT GTTGGCCTTTGGCTACGCCTATCCGGCATATGAGTGCTACAAGACTGTCGAACTGAATAAACCAGAGATTGAGCAGCTCATATTTTGGTGTCAGTATTG GATTCTAGTAGCTCTGATGACGGTTATGGAGAGATTTGGAGATTTTACAATATCATG GCTACCATTTTACTCGGAAGCAAAGCTGATGTTCTTTATATACTTGTGGTACCCTAAGACAAAG GGAACTACCTACATTTATGGGACTTTCTTTAGGCCATATATTTCACAGCATGAGAATGAAATTGACCGTAATTTGCTTGAGTTGAGAGCTCGAGCCACCGATGTAGTTGTCCTTTATTTTCAAAAGGCTGCTACTGTAGGACAGAATACATTCTTTGACGTTTTGAAGTATGTTGCTTCGCAATCACCATCTCAGAGGTCAAGGCAACAACCTTCTCAG GAGCCGCAACAACCAAAACAACAGCAGGCACCAGTACAGCAGCAGCCGACACAAAAACAAGCACCAACTGTTTTGCGCAGATCAGCATCTATTGCTGCTCGGCAAGCTGCAATGGCACAGCAGTCTCAGGATGCCAAGACGGTTCCATCTTCCCCCAAGATCAAGCGCCAAGCATCAACAAAAGCTGCACCTGTGGCATCAACAAAGTTGACCGGAGCTGCAGCTCCGTCAACACCAAAATCTGATGCCGACGCACCAAAGAAAAATGAGGCGGCGCCAGCTTCCTTGCAAGTGCCAACTCCAGCAACAAAGGCCGATGTACCAGCATCTGAACCTAGTGCTCCACTCCCTGAAGCCGAAGAAGCTGACAAGATGGCCATTGACGAGGCTGATTATGCCGTAGAGGGCACAGAAGAGGGTGATCCTGTTCCAGGTGAGACAGTAGAGGAGAGACCAATGGAGGAGACGATCCGTGTGACTCGCGCCAAGCTAAGGAGGCGTACTGCTTCTGAGGATCCTGCAGGAAATTAA
- the LOC127766902 gene encoding uncharacterized protein LOC127766902 codes for MERTRSWFGRRRRRKARGEGGGGGGEEGEGEKVVVDGSEIRELVEDREAFGMFAESKFRELDADGDGRLSVRELQPAVEGIGAALGLPARGSSPNADHIYSEAISELTHGKKEEVSRTEFQEVLSDILLGMAAGLKRDPIVILRIDGEDLRDFVDSPRYEPEAAAIFSKIGSEDMSLRQCLLAALQLLNVDNGMPPASDPWVAENIIEPALQKLPAGQLEQPASQDVFLEQLKKLLSNIAERLQEQPVIVAHTENTFDGSGVKRLLDNKFELDKLLDSVWKDVLIEHKNKGSRECLIAALDKMADAAGLPPYGAVNQVDAVVNEALKTVNADERTAVDEAGFKKLLTDILRAVMMQLNRQPIFVSNSTVVHEPLFSSSAILSSPPVKSSPSE; via the exons ATGGAGAGGACGAGGAGCTGgttcgggaggaggaggaggaggaaggcgcggggagaaggcggcggcggcggaggggaggagggggaaggggagaaggtggtggtggacgGGTCGGAGATACGGGAGCTGGTGGAGGACAGGGAGGCGTTCGGGATGTTCGCGGAGAGCAAGTTCCGGGagctcgacgccgacggcgacggcaggctGTCCGTGCGTGAGCtgcagccggcggtggagggcaTCGGCGCCGCGCTCGGGCTGCCGGCGCGCGGGTCTTCGCCCAACGCCGACCACATCTACTCCGAG GCAATCAGCGAGCTCACTCATGGGAAGAAAGAGGAGGTGAGCAGGACAGAGTTCCAGGAGGTCCTGTCCGATATCCTCCTCGGCATGGCGGCTGGCCTCAAGAGGGACCCGATCGTTATACTGCGCATCGACGGCGAGGACCTGAGGGACTTTGTTGACAGCCCCAGGTATGAGCCAGAAGCTGCTGCCATCTTCTCAAAGATAGGTTCTGAAGACATGTCTCTGCGTCAGTGCCTGCTAGCTGCTCTTCAGCTGCTGAATGTCGACAACGGAATGCCACCAGCTTCTGACCCTTGG GTTGCAGAGAACATCATAGAGCCGGCATTGCAGAAACTCCCTGCCGGCCAGCTTGAGCAACCGGCCTCGCAAGATGTCTTCTTAGAACAGCTCAAGAAGCTCCTGAGCAACATCGCTGAAAGGCTTCAGGAGCAGCCTGTGATTGTCGCACACACCGAGAACACATTCGACGGTAGTGGTGTCAAGAGGCTGCTGGACAACAAATTCGAGCTGGACAAG TTGTTGGATTCTGTCTGGAAAGATGTACTCATAGAGCATAAGAACAAAGGATCCAGGGAGTGCCTGATAGCCGCACTCGATAAGATGGCAGATGCAGCAGGCTTACCACCTTACGGTGCCGTTAATCAG GTGGATGCCGTGGTGAATGAGGCGCTCAAGACAGTTAATGCTGATGAAAGAACAGCGGTAGACGAGGCCGGGTTCAAGAAACTACTGACAGATATCCTTAGGGCAGTGATGATGCAGCTGAACAGACAGCCGATTTTCGTCTCGAACAGCACCGTAGTTCACGAGCCATTGTTCAGTTCATCCGCAATTTTATCCTCGCCTCCAGTGAAATCATCGCCGAGTGAGTAA
- the LOC127765260 gene encoding uncharacterized protein LOC127765260 produces the protein MAYQRGETSSVVEAFTLSPLPYPVILILLMVMLLLGVSWFFTYEDFMEEAAEQLSWALLLVPVALVLLIRWISSVDTFDGYFSFYPTERRWNRYDPGPAEGSSPWGVAMVVLLLLVLASFHSTFQDMWKP, from the coding sequence atggcgtacCAGAGGGGGGAGACGTCGTCGGTGGTGGAGGCGTTCAcgctgtcgccgctgccgtacCCGGTGATCCTGATCCTGCTCATGGTGATGCTGCTGCTGGGGGTGTCGTGGTTCTTCACGTACGAGGACTtcatggaggaggcggcggagcagctcAGCTGGGCGCTTCTGCTCGTCCCCGTCGCGCTCGTCCTCCTCATCCGCTGGATCTCCTCCGTCGACACCTTCGACGGCTACTTCAGCTTCTACCCAACCGAGCGCCGCTGGAACCGCTACGACCCGGGCCCCGCCGAGGGGAGCTCCCCATGGGGCGTCGCCATGGTcgtcctgctcctcctcgtcctcgcctCCTTCCACTCCACCTTCCAGGACATGTGGAAGCCCTGA
- the LOC127766903 gene encoding uncharacterized protein LOC127766903, whose amino-acid sequence MAGEDAAAAASAGAAAVQRRPKVVEEDDDDDDFVPLSHARGRKKASGAAAPKYKEEEEEDEDDDEEDNVPLAVSRAKKAGNAGASKAKKDEDDSGDDDDDYHVPLSRSKKGKEKQKSTVKAKVKKEETDSDDERKPKAQKKSSAVTKTSKVKKIKDEDLEIDTKKIKKGAATRKGDAEKVKKEKKVYDLPGQKHDPPQERDPLRIFYESLYEQVPTSEMAAIWLMEWGLLPVDVAQKVFEKKQGQKLKSPVKTTSAKRRPDTPTKKPQLSSATKTNSAVNDSGKTTAQKKRRASSDTDDDDDDFIVSKTKTKMQKMNS is encoded by the exons ATGGCCGGagaagacgccgccgccgccgcttccgctgGCGCCGCAGCGGTCCAGAGGCGCCCGAAGGTGGtggaagaagacgacgatgacgacgattTCGTGCCGCTCTCGCATGCCCGGGGAAGGAAGAAAGCGAGCGGTGCGGCCGCCCCCAAGTataaagaggaggaggaggaagacgaggatgaCGATGAAGAGGACAACGTGCCGCTCGCGGTTTCTCGGGCCAAGAAGGCGGGCAATGCGGGTGCCTCCAAGGCCAAGAAGGACGaggacgacagcggcgacgatgacgacgactaCCACGTGCCGCTCTCGCGGTCCAAGAAG GGAAAAGAGAAGCAGAAAAGCACCGTTAAGGCTAAGGTTAAGAAGGAAGAAACCGATTCCGATGATGAACGCAAG CCAAAGGCGCAGAAGAAAAGTTCAGCTGTGACCAAGACCTCCAAggttaagaaaataaaagatgaGGATCTGGAAATCGATACCAAG aaaataaagaagggTGCTGCCACTAGAAAGGGAGATGCAGAGAAGgtgaagaaagagaaaaaggtgTATGATTTGCCAGGGCAGAAGCATGATCCTCCTCAAGAA AGGGATCCACTGAGGATATTCTATGAATCGCTCTATGAGCAGGTGCCCACTAGTGAAATGGCTGCAATCTG GTTGATGGAATGGGGTTTACTCCCGGTGGATGTGGCTCAAAAGGTCTTTGAGAAGAAACAGGGCCAGAAACTGAAGTCGCCAGTGAAAACAACCTCTGCAAAGAGAAGGCCAGACACTCCAACCAAAAAGCCACAGTTGTCATCTGCTACAAAAACCAACTCAGCCGTAAATGATTCTGGAAAAACTACCGcgcagaagaagaggagggcaaGCAGTGACacagatgatgacgatgatgacttCATTGTTTCTAAGACGAAGACCAAAATGCAAAAGATGAATAGCTAG
- the LOC127768245 gene encoding cytochrome P450 76C1-like, with the protein MAFFLVACLPWVCFILLSLYVFQLFADARRRLPPGPWPPKPLIGDLLALGKGDQQHRSLARLADRYGPVMSLRLGTVLTVVVSTPDAMREIFHENKDNLAGRPTADAFNAMGHSANSLLGLEHPGVRWRAIRRFSTAELLAPRRLAALQPLCRDKVRGLVRGVSELAARGEPVHVRRVALDMALSLMLSAIYSVDLDPESTAVFRSVVEEAMLLIGTANLSDLFPAIAALDLQGVRRRVAELFTITYRQYDEQVARRRPERDTGEAGKNDLLNVVLDMEREWQQKGSVLSHDAIRVLFTDLYGAGASTTSVLIDWAIADLLQNPESMRKIKEEITNVIGTNAQIQESDIARLPYLQAVVKETLRLRAVAPLVPRRAEATIEVQGFTIPKGTNVILNLWAINRDARAWNDPDKFMPERFIGNDINYLGQNFQFVPFGVGRRICLGLPLAQKVMYLVLGTLVHQFEWTLPEELKETGIDMTEKCGMVLCLANPLKVMAKKM; encoded by the exons ATGGCATTCTTCCTGGTGGCATGTCTGCCATGGGTTTGTTTCATCCTCCTCTCCCTGTACGTCTTCCAGTTGTTCGCCgatgcgcgccgccgccttccacccGGCCCATGGCCACCGAAGCCTCTCATCGGCGACCTCCTTGCCCTTGGGAAGGGCGACCAGCAGCACCGCTCCCTCGCGCGCCTCGCTGACCGCTACGGCCCCGTCATGTCGCTCCGCCTCGGCACGGtcctcaccgtcgtcgtctCGACGCCGGACGCCATGCGCGAGATCTTCCACGAGAACAAGGATAACCTCGCGGGCCGCCCCACCGCCGACGCCTTCAACGCCATGGGGCACAGCGCCAACTCCCTCCTCGGGCTGGAGCACCCGGGCGTCAGGTGGCGCGCCATCCGGAGGTTCTCCACCGCGGAGCTGCTCGCGCCCAGGCGGCTCGCCGCGCTGCAGCCCCTGTGCCGGGACAAGGTGCGGGGCCTCGTCCGCGGCGTCTCCGAgctcgcggcgcgcggcgagcccGTGCACGTCAGGCGCGTCGCGCTCGACATGGCGCTGAGCTTGATGCTGAGCGCCATCTACTCCGTCGACCTGGACCCCGAATCGACGGCCGTGTTCAGGTCGGTGGTGGAAGAGGCCATGCTGCTGATCGGCACGGCGAACCTTTCGGACCTCTTCCCGGCGATCGCCGCCCTCGACCTCCAGGGCGTCCGCCGCAGGGTAGCGGAACTGTTCACCATCACGTACCGCCAATACGACGAGCAGGTTGCGCGTCGCAGGCCCGAGCGGGACACCGGCGAGGCTGGCAAGAACGACTTGCTAAACGTGGTGCTCGACATGGAGCGCGAGTGGCAACAGAAGGGCTCCGTACTAAGCCACGACGCAATTAGAGTATTATTTACC GATTTATACGGTGCTGGAGCCAGTACGACCTCGGTATTAATCGACTGGGCAATAGCAGATCTACTGCAAAATCCAGAGTCAATGCGAAAGATCAAGGAGGAGATCACAAATGTCATTGGCACGAATGCACAGATCCAAGAATCTGACATCGCCCGGCTCCCATATCTTCAGGCCGTTGTGAAAGAAACCCTTCGTCTTCGTGCTGTTGCGCCATTGGTGCCTCGCAGAGCCGAGGCAACGATAGAGGTCCAGGGCTTCACCATTCCTAAAGGCACCAACGTAATTCTGAACTTATGGGCTATCAACCGAGATGCTAGGGCATGGAATGACCCGGATAAATTCATGCCCGAGAGATTCATCGGCAATGACATCAATTATCTGGGACAAAATTTTCAGTTTGTTCCATTTGGTGTTGGACGACGCATTTGCCTTGGATTGCCACTAGCACAAAAAGTGATGTACCTTGTTCTGGGGACACTGGTGCATCAGTTTGAATGGACCCTTCCTGAAGAGCTCAAGGAGACTGGTATAGACATGACAGAAAAATGTGGAATGGTGCTATGTCTCGCAAACCCCCTCAAAGTCATGGCTAAGAAAATGTAG